Part of the bacterium genome is shown below.
CAGCTCAATGAAAAAGTCCCGCAGACCGGCGGTGCGATTCCGCGCAAGATTCCGCCCGTCGGCGTGATTGCGCACCCGCAAGTTGATAACCTGCCGTCCCTCGAACCCGCCGGTTTCGCCGCGACCAGCAATGTTGTGAAAACGGCCCAGGGTTGGCAGCCGTTGATGGTCAGCAAAAAGAAGATTACCCGCTAAGCACCTTCTCCCGTGGATCTTTCTATTGACGGCCATTCACTGACGCTCGAAGCCATTGAGCGCGTCAGTCGTGGCGCAACTGTCGGTCTGGCCGGACATGCCCGGCCGCAAATTGAAGCCGCCCGCGTGTGGATCGCACGGCTGGAACAGGCCGGACCGGATGCGCGCGTCGTGTACGGTATCAACACCGGCTTCGGCAGTCTGAAGAGCGAGCGCTTCTCCGTGCATGATGCACGCCGAGTGTCGCGTAACTTGATTATCTCGCATTGCAGCGGCACGGGCGTCCCGTTTTCAGAACAGGTTGTGCGTGCCGCGACTGTTTTGCGGGCCAACGCGCTCGCGCAAGGACGCTCGGGAGTACGCCCCATCGTCATTGAAACGCTGCTGGAACTGCTGAATCGCGGCGTCGTTCCCGTCGTGCCGTCACAAGGTTCGCTCGGTGCGTCAGGTGATCTGGCGCCGCTGTCCCACTTGGCCGCGGTGATTTCGCGCGATCCGGATATTGCCAGTGACGAGTCCAGCGGCGAAGCGTGGTATCAAGGTGAGCGTGTGAGTGGGGCGGAGGCCATGCGCCGCGCTGGACTCGAACGCTTAGTTCTCGAGGCCAAGGAAGGGCTGGCGCTCAATAATGGTGTGCAGTTCATGTGCGCCGTCTCGGTGCTGACTCTGCTCGAAGCCGAGCGCCTGCTCAAACTGCATGATGTTTCCTTGGCGATGCACCTCGATGCGGCCTGTTGCGTGCGCACAGCGTTCGATCCGCGCATCGCCGGGTTGCGCAAGTACGCGGGGCAGCGCACGGTGGCCGGCAATGTTCTCAGCCTACTCGAAGGCAGCACCTCGACCGATAGCGATCCGCAGCGCATCCAGGACGCCTACTCCCTGCGCTGTTCGCCGCAAATCGCCGGAGCCGTCCGCGATGGACTAAAACATGTACGCGCCGGGTTGGAAATCGAAGTTAACTCGGTGACGGATAATCCGCTTGTCTTCGCCGAGGATGATCAGGTGATCTCCGGCGGCAATTTCCACGGTGATCCCGTGGGATTGCCTGTGGACTACATGAAGATCGTGCTCACGGAACTGGGCAATCTGGTCGAGCGCAGAGTATCACGCTTGATGGATCGCCATTTGAACCACGGCCTACCGCCCTATCTGGCTGCCCGGCCCGGCATTGATTCGGGCTTGATGATGGCAAGCTACACGGCGGCCGCCTTGGCCAGCGAAAACAAAGTGCTGGCACACCCCGCTTCGATTGATACAATCCCGACCTCCGAGAATCAGGAAGACATCGTCTCGATGGGCACGCACGGCGCCCGGCAGGCCGCGGAGATTCTTGGTAACGTGCAGAAGATTGTTGCCATAGAATTCCTTTGCGCCACGCAGGCGCTCCACGTCCGGCACAAACTTTCGCCGCATCTGCATTATGGCAAAGGCACGCAGGCGGCCTGGGAGTGCATGCGCACCCAGATTCAGCCACTGATCCGTGATCGCTATGTCGCTGATGACATCGCCAAGTCCATTGAGCTGGTTAAGTCCGGTGAATTGCTGAGTGCGGTCACATCCGTGGTTAACCTGGCCTGATCCCTTTGCGCTGGGCGGGGACTTCGTGCAGCAATTCCCGCCGGTGCCTGAGCAATGCAAAACCACCCATTCTGGACCCTTATCGAAACACACGCCGAGCAGGAGCAGCTACTCCTGCTCGCCGCGCTCTCGGTGCTCTGGTTGAAACCGCAGGATCCGTTGGCCCGCGCAATTGTCGTCCGCTATCGCGAACGTCAGTACTCGATTGAGGCGTTGCGTGAGGCGGCCCTGCAATTATTCCTGTTGGCGGGTTTTCAGGCGTCGCTCGAAGCCGCCTTCATGATTCACGATGTCTATGGCAACGGCCTGCCCGCGCATTCGGATGAGCTGATTGATCTGCCGCCGATGGGGACGTTCGAACGCGGCTGGTCCCTGCAAGCCGAAGTCTATCGCGGCAATGTTGAGAAATTGCGCCTCAATCTCGAGGGGATCAGCCCGGAGTTGTCGCGCTGGACGGTCTGGATCGGCTATGGTCTGGTGATGTCCAGACCGGGTATTCCGGCAGCGTGGCGCGAGTTATTGGAGATCGCGGTCTTGTCGGTCATGGGTTTTCCCCGGCAGCTCTTTTCTCACCTGAAAGGAGCGCTAAACCTCGGTGCCACGGCCACGGAAGTCGAGTTATCTCTGAGTGTTGCTGAGCTGGTAACCTCGCCCGAGGCTCTCCGGCCCGCCTGGCAGATGTGGCGCCGGATTGACAAGTAGACTCTGACAAATTGGCAGAAATTTCTGGCAGACTCAAAACTGAGTCTGCCGTTTTCTATTTGTAAATTATTACTTTAGATAACTGGTATGCCCCTTGCCTTAATAGATGATGCATTACTCGAAGTTTGAAGCTACTCATACAAGGACTCCGCACATGTCGAAAATCATTGGAATTGACCTCGGTACCACCAACTCCTGCGTCTCTGTCATCGAGGGCGGCGAGCCGGTGGTCATCCCCAACAGCGAAGGCGCGCGCACCACGCCGTCCATTGTCGCGTTCTCGAAAACCGGCGAGCGACTCGTCGGCGCGGCGGCCAAACGTCAGGCCGTCACCAATCCCAAGAAAACCATTTACTCCATCAAGCGCTTCATGGGCCGCCGTCGTGACGAGGTCGAGCACGAAATGAAGCTCGTGCCCTACGAACTCGTCGGCGGGTCGGGGCTGGCGCGTGTCAAAATCGAAGACAAGGAATATACGCCCGCCGAAATCTCGGCCATGATTCTGCAAAAGATGAAGCAGACGGCCGAAGATTATTTGGGCGAAAAGGTGCACAAGGCCGTGATTACCGTGCCCGCGTATTTCAACGACGCGCAGCGCCAGGCGACCAAGGACGCCGGCGAGGTAGCGGGTCTGGAAGTCGTGCGCATTATCAACGAGCCGACCGCGGCGGCGTTGGCTTATGGTCTTGACAAAGAACACAAGGACGAAAAAATCGCCGTCTATGACTTGGGTGGCGGCACGTTTGATATATCGATTCTCGAACTCGGTGACGGCGTCTTTGAAGTGAAATCCACGAACGGCGACACCCACTTGGGTGGCGACGACTG
Proteins encoded:
- a CDS encoding HTH domain-containing protein, yielding MAKKWTPSEEKYLLENYGKVPMAELADRFGVTRKAISAKLDKLRQTHGIDPVGARERATARQRRQAQLNEKVPQTGGAIPRKIPPVGVIAHPQVDNLPSLEPAGFAATSNVVKTAQGWQPLMVSKKKITR
- the hutH gene encoding histidine ammonia-lyase — its product is MDLSIDGHSLTLEAIERVSRGATVGLAGHARPQIEAARVWIARLEQAGPDARVVYGINTGFGSLKSERFSVHDARRVSRNLIISHCSGTGVPFSEQVVRAATVLRANALAQGRSGVRPIVIETLLELLNRGVVPVVPSQGSLGASGDLAPLSHLAAVISRDPDIASDESSGEAWYQGERVSGAEAMRRAGLERLVLEAKEGLALNNGVQFMCAVSVLTLLEAERLLKLHDVSLAMHLDAACCVRTAFDPRIAGLRKYAGQRTVAGNVLSLLEGSTSTDSDPQRIQDAYSLRCSPQIAGAVRDGLKHVRAGLEIEVNSVTDNPLVFAEDDQVISGGNFHGDPVGLPVDYMKIVLTELGNLVERRVSRLMDRHLNHGLPPYLAARPGIDSGLMMASYTAAALASENKVLAHPASIDTIPTSENQEDIVSMGTHGARQAAEILGNVQKIVAIEFLCATQALHVRHKLSPHLHYGKGTQAAWECMRTQIQPLIRDRYVADDIAKSIELVKSGELLSAVTSVVNLA
- a CDS encoding carboxymuconolactone decarboxylase family protein: MQNHPFWTLIETHAEQEQLLLLAALSVLWLKPQDPLARAIVVRYRERQYSIEALREAALQLFLLAGFQASLEAAFMIHDVYGNGLPAHSDELIDLPPMGTFERGWSLQAEVYRGNVEKLRLNLEGISPELSRWTVWIGYGLVMSRPGIPAAWRELLEIAVLSVMGFPRQLFSHLKGALNLGATATEVELSLSVAELVTSPEALRPAWQMWRRIDK